Proteins encoded together in one Terriglobus saanensis SP1PR4 window:
- a CDS encoding DUF1641 domain-containing protein, which translates to MAVPIAFEPKPIDPTQELQRRLAAAPIQHAEALLVIYDLIQEAHDKGLLDALHGVVHARDAVFEELATGAKQKPVIAAIRNVVSLSKILSAIDPETLSCAAAEMEKEAKSAEPPTFWQIFRRTRTPEARRGLGLLTSLLVGLGRRS; encoded by the coding sequence GTGGCCGTTCCCATTGCCTTTGAACCGAAACCGATTGACCCGACGCAGGAGCTGCAACGCCGTCTTGCCGCCGCGCCCATTCAGCATGCCGAAGCGCTGCTCGTGATCTACGACCTGATTCAGGAGGCGCACGACAAAGGCCTGCTCGACGCTCTCCATGGGGTAGTCCACGCGCGTGACGCAGTGTTTGAAGAGCTGGCTACAGGAGCAAAGCAGAAGCCGGTCATCGCAGCCATACGCAACGTGGTGAGTCTCAGTAAGATCCTCAGCGCCATCGATCCGGAGACGCTCTCCTGCGCCGCTGCTGAGATGGAGAAGGAAGCGAAGAGTGCGGAGCCGCCAACCTTCTGGCAGATCTTCCGTCGCACACGCACTCCGGAAGCGCGCCGGGGCCTTGGTTTGCTTACCTCGCTTCTCGTGGGTCTAGGTCGCCGCAGCTAA
- the fdhF gene encoding formate dehydrogenase subunit alpha yields the protein MLQKRLLNSPIERVPTLEILIDGRSVPAAEGELLVEVLNRAAKAVNDALLPGAKNSGLAGARSVPQICYHRQMGPIETCDTCMVEVNGQLVRACSTEIAPEMRVLSVSHRADVAQREAMDRILQNHDLYCTVCDNNNGNCTIHNTTGEMSIQHQQRPFLHKPFEQDHSNPFYRYDPDQCILCGRCVEACQDVQVNETLTIRWEDEHPRVLWDGGEQIAGSSCVSCGHCITVCPCNALMEKSMLGEAGYFTNLPTKVLDDMIEVVKGVEPETGYPAIMAISNIESHMREARIKRTKTVCTYCGVGCSFEVWTRDRHILKIEPSEGPANGISTCVKGKFGYEFVNAKDRLHKPLIRAGATFREAEWDEVLTLIASKFKQYMKTDGPDSLAFIASSKCTNEESYLMQKLARAVVGTNNIDNCSRYCQTPATMGLQRTVKYGGDAGSIADIEMAGLVIGIGTNTSESHPVLATRVKRSHKWRGQRLIVADLRKHEMAERADLFFQPKPGTDMVWLSAVTKYIFDQGWEKREFIERLVNKADEYRASLAPFTLEFAEETTGIPMETLKTVAREIVAADGVCILWAMGVTQHCGGSDTSTAISNLLLVTGNYGRRGAGAYPLRGHNNVQGASDFGSMPNLYPGYQLVDDDAVRAKFEAAWGVSLPFTKGLDNHEMIRAIHQGKLKSLYIKGEDTVTSDANANDVERALSQVDFLIVQDISFSETARFADVVLPASPSLEKDGTFVSTERRIQRLYKAMEPLGDSRPDWQILQMIANAMGAKWTYEHPSEIMDEVASLTPLFAGVNYQRLEGFKSLQWPVAADGTDSPYLFKDGFPFPDGKAKFHPLEWIEPSEESDEEFDLHLNNGRMLEHFEQGSMTYRVPGIKRMTPSNFVEVSPDLAAERGVEDGSKVELKSKWGTISAKVLVTDRVTGKQLYMAMNNTEDPVNRLTGAHVDRATHTPAFKEVSVNMRILEPKGRSPLMWENFRNGHRTPQQGVEVERKWAREDYRLPGLSLNDQLVQINTTKV from the coding sequence ATGCTGCAGAAGCGCCTTCTCAACTCGCCCATCGAACGTGTCCCGACTCTTGAAATCCTGATCGATGGCCGCTCTGTACCTGCTGCGGAGGGGGAGCTTCTCGTCGAAGTGCTCAACCGTGCTGCGAAGGCGGTGAATGATGCGCTTCTTCCCGGTGCCAAAAACTCGGGTCTTGCGGGCGCGCGCTCCGTTCCGCAGATCTGCTATCACCGCCAGATGGGTCCGATCGAAACTTGCGACACCTGCATGGTGGAGGTCAACGGCCAGCTTGTGCGTGCCTGCAGCACAGAGATCGCGCCGGAGATGCGCGTGCTTTCTGTCTCGCACCGTGCCGATGTAGCGCAGCGCGAGGCGATGGACCGCATTCTGCAGAATCACGATCTCTACTGCACGGTCTGCGACAACAACAACGGCAACTGCACGATTCATAACACCACGGGCGAGATGAGCATTCAGCACCAGCAGCGGCCCTTTTTGCATAAGCCCTTTGAGCAAGACCATTCGAATCCCTTCTATCGCTACGACCCCGACCAGTGCATTCTCTGCGGCCGCTGTGTAGAGGCCTGCCAGGATGTGCAGGTGAACGAGACGCTGACGATTCGTTGGGAAGACGAGCACCCGCGCGTTCTCTGGGACGGTGGGGAACAGATCGCCGGTTCGAGCTGCGTGAGCTGTGGCCATTGCATCACCGTCTGCCCCTGCAATGCGCTGATGGAAAAGAGCATGCTCGGCGAAGCAGGATACTTCACGAACCTTCCCACGAAGGTGCTCGACGATATGATCGAGGTCGTAAAGGGCGTTGAGCCGGAGACGGGCTATCCCGCGATCATGGCGATCTCGAACATCGAATCGCACATGCGCGAAGCGCGTATCAAACGCACCAAGACCGTTTGCACCTACTGCGGTGTGGGCTGCAGCTTCGAGGTCTGGACGCGCGACCGCCATATTCTGAAGATCGAACCCAGCGAAGGTCCGGCCAACGGCATCTCCACCTGTGTGAAGGGCAAGTTCGGGTATGAGTTTGTGAATGCGAAGGACCGCCTGCACAAGCCACTCATCCGTGCTGGCGCGACCTTTCGCGAGGCGGAGTGGGACGAGGTACTCACTCTCATCGCGTCGAAGTTCAAACAATATATGAAGACTGACGGCCCGGATTCGCTGGCCTTCATTGCGTCGTCGAAGTGTACGAACGAAGAGAGCTATCTGATGCAGAAGCTCGCGCGCGCCGTGGTGGGCACGAACAACATCGACAACTGCAGCCGCTACTGCCAGACGCCTGCCACCATGGGTCTGCAGCGTACCGTCAAGTACGGCGGCGATGCGGGATCGATCGCGGACATTGAGATGGCGGGCCTCGTCATCGGCATTGGTACCAATACCTCGGAGAGCCATCCTGTGCTGGCAACGCGCGTGAAGCGTTCGCATAAGTGGCGCGGGCAGAGGTTGATCGTTGCCGATCTGCGCAAGCACGAGATGGCGGAACGCGCCGACCTCTTCTTTCAACCGAAGCCGGGAACGGACATGGTCTGGCTCTCTGCTGTGACGAAGTACATCTTCGATCAGGGGTGGGAGAAGCGTGAGTTCATTGAGCGCCTGGTCAACAAGGCGGACGAGTATCGCGCCAGCCTTGCGCCCTTCACACTGGAGTTTGCGGAAGAGACCACCGGCATTCCGATGGAGACGCTGAAGACCGTCGCACGGGAGATCGTTGCAGCGGATGGCGTCTGCATCCTCTGGGCGATGGGTGTGACGCAACACTGCGGCGGATCGGATACCTCCACCGCGATCAGCAATCTTCTTCTAGTCACCGGCAACTACGGACGCCGGGGTGCGGGTGCGTATCCGTTGCGCGGACACAACAACGTGCAGGGCGCGAGCGACTTCGGTTCCATGCCGAATCTTTACCCTGGCTATCAGCTTGTCGATGACGATGCCGTGCGCGCGAAGTTCGAGGCAGCATGGGGTGTGAGTCTGCCGTTCACCAAGGGTCTCGACAATCACGAGATGATTCGCGCGATCCATCAGGGCAAGCTGAAGAGCCTGTATATCAAGGGCGAAGATACGGTGACCTCCGACGCGAATGCGAACGATGTGGAACGCGCGCTCTCGCAGGTGGATTTCCTCATCGTGCAGGACATCTCGTTTTCAGAGACAGCGCGCTTTGCGGATGTCGTTCTACCCGCATCGCCATCACTCGAAAAAGACGGCACCTTCGTCAGCACGGAGCGCCGCATTCAACGGCTGTACAAGGCGATGGAGCCGCTTGGAGATTCGCGCCCCGACTGGCAGATTCTGCAGATGATTGCAAACGCGATGGGCGCGAAGTGGACCTACGAACACCCCTCCGAGATTATGGACGAGGTCGCTTCGCTCACGCCGCTCTTCGCTGGTGTGAACTATCAACGCCTCGAAGGCTTCAAGAGCTTGCAGTGGCCGGTGGCTGCGGATGGAACGGACTCGCCGTATCTCTTCAAGGACGGCTTTCCGTTCCCAGATGGCAAGGCGAAGTTTCATCCGCTGGAATGGATTGAGCCTTCGGAAGAGAGCGATGAGGAGTTCGATCTCCACCTCAACAACGGACGCATGCTGGAGCACTTCGAGCAGGGAAGCATGACGTATCGAGTGCCGGGGATCAAGCGGATGACGCCATCGAACTTTGTGGAAGTCTCTCCGGACCTCGCCGCCGAACGCGGCGTGGAAGATGGCAGCAAGGTCGAGCTGAAGTCGAAGTGGGGCACCATTAGCGCAAAGGTGCTCGTGACCGACCGCGTCACCGGTAAGCAGCTTTACATGGCGATGAACAACACCGAAGATCCTGTGAACCGCCTCACAGGCGCGCACGTGGATCGCGCAACGCACACGCCGGCGTTCAAAGAAGTCTCGGTCAACATGCGCATTCTTGAACCCAAGGGCCGTTCTCCGCTGATGTGGGAAAACTTCCGCAACGGCCATCGCACACCGCAGCAAGGTGTGGAAGTGGAACGCAAGTGGGCGCGCGAAGACTATCGTCTGCCCGGCCTCTCACTCAACGATCAACTTGTACAGATCAACACGACCAAAGTTTAG